One window of the Diachasmimorpha longicaudata isolate KC_UGA_2023 chromosome 9, iyDiaLong2, whole genome shotgun sequence genome contains the following:
- the LOC135165686 gene encoding P2R1A-PPP2R2A-interacting phosphatase regulator 1 has product MSVKKKSVTAMDIDCPIVSLKRSSSAPMINEISATMSVSSPSTSAPRDAVATFNIFSNTPRTRRFSTSSPGSAPRLTPRVNQLKQEECLDVAGREAAHEKEIHSAMQISQSWEDLTLEAEGLSFKDSESPTQQLNKCDKQITKRVFDPLNLNLPVGGGPPLCSSPSPTRSHLGQRQCYSPGLHMVNWKTNLSPSPTRKAFATRRSLSPIAIRPSCLGPVKRKFELDDSNGDQLLQPPAKRTSTLVLSSSPRLSSPLSGTISSVGTPESLCSVDSPGFSFRPVDSPSPSRVMTNGDEPMNEGNDLIKTTGQAQTNQTGQCNHR; this is encoded by the exons AtgagtgtgaaaaaaaaatcagtgacagCCATGGATATTGACTGTCCAATTGTTAGTCTCAAACGTTCTAGTAGTGCTCCTATGATTAATGAAATCAGTGCCACTATGTCCGTCAGTTCACCTTCTACATCTGCGCCGAG GGACGCAGTAGCAACGTTCAACATATTCTCCAATACACCGAGAACGAGGCGGTTCAGCACAAGT AGTCCAGGAAGTGCTCCAAGACTGACACCACGTGTGAATCAACTGAAGCAGGAGGAGTGCCTGGATGTGGCTGGTCGTGAAGCAGCCCACGAGAAGGAGATCCACAGTGCAATGCAGATATCCCAGTCCTGGGAGGACTTGACACTAGAGGCCGAGGGATTATCATTCAAGGACTCTGAATCGCCCACACAACAGTTGAATAAATGCGACAAACAGATAACAAAACGAGTGTTCGATCCACTCAATCTGAATTTACCAGTTGGTGGGGGTCCTCCATTGTGCTCGTCTCCATCGCCCACTAGGTCACATCTGGGTCAACGCCAGTGCTATTCACCTGGCTTACATATGGTCAATTGGAAGACCAATTTATCACCGAGTCCAACGAGAAAGGCCTTCGCTACCAGGCGCAGCTTGAGCCCCATTGCTATTCGACCGAGTTGTCTAGGACCTGTTAAAAGGAAGTTCGAGCTCGATGACAGCAACGGGGATCAGCTCCTTCAACCGCCAGCCAAACGGACGTCAACGTTAGTTTTATCGAGTTCACCGAG GTTGTCAAGTCCACTGTCCGGGACGATAAGCTCCGTAGGGACCCCTGAATCCTTATGCAGCGTCGATTCGCCAGGTTTTTCATTTCGCCCAGTTGACAGTCCATCCCCCAGTCGAGTGATGACGAACGGAGATGAGCCGATGAACGAAGGGAACGATCTGATTAAAACAACCGGACAGGCTCAGACGAATCAGACTGGTCAGTGCAATCACAGGTGA
- the LOC135165952 gene encoding N-terminal Xaa-Pro-Lys N-methyltransferase 1, with amino-acid sequence MLNEDTLASELGRGENGEDDGDWNSQILYSDAAKYWENVPATVDGMLGGYGFISHTDIGGSQAFLKSLLKLKNPPLTNYVVDCGSGIGRITKNLLVKHFKRVDLVEQNSKFLEAAKESLSSCSTKIGEYYPVGLQDFVPETGKYDVIWCQWVLGHLPDNDLVDFFHRCIKGLKKNGVLIVKENVTSSDHVEVDSEDSSVTRPYENFQSLFKKAHLECIKVQKQLHMPRGFYPVFTFALRNLKKPPLISSESE; translated from the exons ATGTTGAACGAAGATACCCTCGCCAGCGAATTAGGCAGAGGGGAAAACGGGGAGGACGATGGGGATTGGAATTCGCAAATACTTTACTCTGATGCTGCCAAATATTGGGAGAATGTGCCAGCGACCGTCGACGGCATGCTGGGAGGGTATGGGTTCATCTCTCATACAGATATCGGCGGCTCTCAGGCATTTCTGAAGTCTCTCTTGAAG CTGAAAAATCCACCCCTTACGAATTATGTCGTGGACTGTGGTAGTGGTATTGGGAGGATAACGAAAAATCTGCTGGTTAAACATTTTAAACGAGTCGACCTGGTTGAACAGAACAGCAAATTTTTGGAGGCCGCCAAGGAATCACTGTCAAGTTGCTCAACAAAAATTGGGGAATATTATCCTGTAG GTTTGCAGGATTTTGTCCCTGAGACAGGAAAGTACGACGTCATCTGGTGTCAGTGGGTGCTGGGACATCTTCCAGATAACGATTTAGTTGACTTTTTCCACAGATGCAT aaaaggtttaaaaaaaaacggagTTTTAATAGTCAAAGAAAATGTGACGAGTTCGGATCACGTCGAAGTCGACAGTGAGGATTCGTCTGTAACGAGGCCCTATGAAAATTTCCAGTCATTATTTAAGAAAGCTCATCTCGAGTGTATCAAGGTGCAGAAGCAGCTCCACATGCCCAGGGGATTCTACCCAGTGTTCACATTCGCCCTAAGGA